The sequence GCATAAATACCATAAACCCTGTCTACAAGGTATTTTTCAAACTCTTTGCTGGTTGTTTTTGCTGGGGTAATTTCTTTTGAAACAGTATCAAACTTGAACAAACCGCGACTTGTTTGCAGCCATAGATCATTTTTATAAGGTAGTAATTTAAAAATACTAAATTTTTTATTATATTCATCAATAATATAATCTTTTAAGTAGCCTTCGGTTTGATAGCTTTCTACATCTAATTGGGTCAAACCATTTGCTGTACCTAACCAAAGTTTCTTTTTAAACTCTACAATATCCCATACATTATGATGCGTTAACCCTTGCCCCTTTACATTATCAGGATGATAATTAAAGAAGAAATAATCTACGTTTGGCACAAAAAAAGCGCCATCCGTTTTTGTTGCCAACCACATTGAGCCATGCTGATCTTCAATCATATCAATAATACTGACATCTGATTGTGTATATTCGCTATCAGCTAAGCTATTATTTTTTACTAAATGATTATCTTCTGGGTAATATTCAAATACACCTTTATCCGTTGCGAGTTTCAACTTATTTTGTTTTTGATATATCTTCCATATATTTAAATCGGCTATGTAAGTTGTAGATTTAAATGATACTTGCGGCTCTTCAAATAATGATTGCGCATTGCTTATATCTACTTGATAAAGGCCCTTAACAGCACCCACCCAAAGTGTATTTTGATCTTTTAAAGCAAACGATTTTACATTATTTTGATCTATATGGATTTCAGTACTCTGAAGGTGATTTAGAACGCGCGTTCGACCAGATGCAATTTCATAAATATACGCGCCCTCGGTAGTACCAATATAAATAAAACCTTGGTGATAAAATAATTGGCGGACCGCACTTTGAATTGTGGCATTTGGAATGTTGAATACAGGCTCTATTTTTCCAGTATGCATGTTTAATTTAGCTAAATCTCGCCCCCTACCTAACCAAATAGTGCCTGAATGACCTGAGTCTAATACACTAAAAACAGCTTTATACGATACTTCATTTTCGTTGGTTGGCGCTTTTACAAACTGTTTAAATTCAGCTGTATCAGGGTCATATCTAAAAACACCGACCAATAATGATGTAATCCAAATATAACCTTGGTTATCTTGATAAATCACATCAATAATGGCATCGGCTAAAACATTATCAGGCCCTAAAACGGCTTCAACTTGATAGCCATCATATTTATTTAAGCCACCTTGGGTTGCTAACCAAAGGTAACCCTTTTTATCAACTATCAAGTTACTTACATAGCTTTGGGCTAACCCTTCATTAGGGGAAAGGCGCACAACTTTAGCTTGAACAGTTTGACAAACAAAGCTTAAAACTATAAAAAATATAAAATTTAGAAATGTTCTATAAAACAAATTATATACTCATTAAAATAACAGCAGATTGAATATAGACTTAATGAGTCTTTATTGTAACCAATTAGAAACAAAATCTACAAATTAAAATAACAATTAGTATGGGGAAAAAATAAGCTAATTATTAAGAAAATAACGCATTGCTGAAATCTTTCGCCCTTGATTTAAATAGTTATTAAGCATTATAGCTAAAGGTTCGGGCAGTGTTTGATATAAATTAAATCCAGTTGATAAGTACAAACCGGTTAAATGAGTATAAGGAAAAGTGGTGATATCACGATATTCAGTATTTTTATAAGAACTAATTAGATGACGAATAAGAGATTTGGCAATGCCTTTTTGGCGCATTTTATCCGTGACAAATAAAGTACAAAGGAATAGATGCCCTGATATATTTTGTACTCTACAAGCAGCTATAATATCGCTATTGTGGCGTACGACCCATACATCATCTTGTTTATTTGCTCTGCCTTTAACACGATTTAAGTCGTAAAACTTATTGATGATGGGTGTTTTAATTTTATCTAATAGTGATATTTCAAAATTTTGCTGCATAAAAAACTACATTACAGCTAAGTATTGTTCAAACTGTTGTTTTAAATAATCTTGCTCTGAACTTGGGCGGGCTAAAATATTGCCATAAACAACATCTCGGCTAGTTTTACC is a genomic window of Pseudoalteromonas sp. '520P1 No. 423' containing:
- a CDS encoding DUF3283 family protein, encoding MNYNLCLLPRNEKYQIQLDYEASYWAYQIKKGKTSRDVVYGNILARPSSEQDYLKQQFEQYLAVM
- a CDS encoding GNAT family N-acetyltransferase, whose amino-acid sequence is MQQNFEISLLDKIKTPIINKFYDLNRVKGRANKQDDVWVVRHNSDIIAACRVQNISGHLFLCTLFVTDKMRQKGIAKSLIRHLISSYKNTEYRDITTFPYTHLTGLYLSTGFNLYQTLPEPLAIMLNNYLNQGRKISAMRYFLNN